A single genomic interval of Picosynechococcus sp. PCC 7003 harbors:
- a CDS encoding metal ABC transporter ATP-binding protein, with amino-acid sequence MTYPIPEIAVENISVTYSNTRLALYNTSCHVKPGTITALVGPNGCGKSTLFKSIMGFLKPTQGHVTIAGQSVQQAQKKQLMAYVPQADEVDWNFPVSVFDVVMMGRYGYMNLLRIPSQKDRRLVMESLERVNLVEFRHRQIGELSGGQKKRAFLARALAQEGKIILLDEPFTGVDIKTEKSIIDLLVQLRDEGHTILISTHDLASISTFCDRTILLNRTVLAEGYTADTFTEENLVMTFGGLPVASLEKLSSHYQQQPNSLEVDK; translated from the coding sequence ATGACTTACCCAATCCCAGAAATCGCCGTTGAGAATATCAGCGTCACCTACAGCAACACTCGCCTCGCCCTGTACAACACCAGTTGTCACGTCAAGCCAGGCACCATTACTGCCTTGGTTGGCCCCAATGGCTGTGGCAAATCAACCCTGTTTAAATCGATCATGGGTTTTTTGAAACCGACCCAGGGGCATGTCACGATTGCCGGCCAGTCAGTGCAGCAGGCCCAGAAAAAACAACTGATGGCCTATGTACCCCAAGCCGATGAAGTGGATTGGAACTTTCCCGTGAGCGTGTTTGATGTGGTGATGATGGGTCGCTATGGCTACATGAATCTGCTGCGGATTCCTAGTCAAAAAGATCGCCGTTTAGTGATGGAAAGTCTAGAGCGGGTAAATTTGGTGGAATTTCGTCACCGTCAAATTGGGGAACTCTCCGGTGGTCAAAAGAAACGTGCTTTCCTCGCGCGGGCCTTGGCCCAGGAAGGCAAAATTATTTTGCTCGATGAACCCTTTACGGGAGTTGATATCAAAACAGAAAAAAGCATTATCGATCTCCTGGTGCAATTGCGGGATGAGGGGCACACGATTTTAATCTCGACCCATGACCTTGCTTCGATCTCAACGTTTTGCGATCGCACAATCTTACTGAATCGCACCGTCCTCGCCGAAGGGTATACCGCCGATACCTTCACAGAAGAAAACCTCGTGATGACTTTTGGGGGCCTACCTGTCGCCAGTCTCGAGAAATTATCCTCCCATTACCAACAGCAGCCCAACAGTTTAGAAGTAGATAAATGA
- a CDS encoding shikimate dehydrogenase, whose translation MKILGTTKLLGVIGDPVKHSFSPIMHNAAIAELGVDYVYLVFPVTGAGLKTALDGFWAIDLQGFSITIPHKQAIMAHLEAIAPEAELVGAVNTVWRTATGWQGTNTDVAGFVAPLKTLERDWSKVTPVILGNGGAARAVVVGCHQLGCPQIHVLGRDPEKLAQFSESWQNTPLVGKVQTHLWGDRQRLIPQAQLLINATPIGMAPKVDASPVNEELMATLPPGAIAYDLIYTPSPTRFLQQAQAQGAEIIDGSEMLVQQGAIALEKWLGQPVPVGTMRQALLNHLAR comes from the coding sequence ATGAAAATTCTTGGCACAACAAAACTCCTCGGTGTGATTGGTGATCCGGTTAAACATTCCTTTTCGCCGATCATGCATAACGCGGCGATCGCCGAACTGGGAGTGGACTATGTTTACCTGGTGTTTCCGGTAACGGGCGCGGGTCTGAAAACGGCCCTTGATGGCTTTTGGGCGATTGATCTCCAAGGATTTAGCATTACCATTCCCCACAAACAGGCGATTATGGCGCACCTAGAGGCGATTGCCCCGGAGGCTGAATTGGTGGGGGCAGTGAATACCGTTTGGCGCACGGCAACCGGTTGGCAGGGGACGAATACCGATGTGGCGGGCTTTGTGGCTCCTTTAAAAACATTAGAACGGGACTGGTCAAAGGTGACCCCGGTAATTCTCGGCAATGGCGGCGCAGCCCGGGCAGTGGTGGTCGGTTGTCATCAATTGGGTTGTCCGCAGATCCATGTGTTGGGTCGTGATCCTGAAAAATTAGCCCAATTTAGCGAAAGTTGGCAGAATACCCCCCTCGTGGGCAAAGTTCAAACCCATCTCTGGGGCGATCGCCAACGGCTGATTCCCCAGGCCCAACTGCTCATTAACGCTACCCCCATCGGCATGGCTCCTAAAGTGGATGCTTCTCCGGTGAATGAGGAACTGATGGCTACTCTTCCCCCAGGGGCGATCGCCTATGACCTGATTTATACCCCTTCTCCCACCCGCTTTCTCCAACAAGCCCAGGCCCAGGGAGCGGAAATTATCGACGGGAGTGAGATGCTCGTCCAACAGGGGGCGATCGCCTTAGAAAAATGGCTTGGTCAACCGGTACCTGTGGGTACCATGCGTCAAGCGTTACTTAATCATCTTGCCCGGTAA
- a CDS encoding metal ABC transporter permease: MSLVNWIIEPLQYGFLVKAIWVSAFVGLVCAVLSCYITLKGWSLMGDAVSHAVVPGVVVAYALNIPFAIGAFIFGFGATVAIGYVKSKTRLKEDAVIGVIFTGFFAFGLVLITKIPSNIDLFHILFGNVLGISNSDIVQTLIAGTMTLVVILIQRKDLLLFCFDPNHAKAIGLNTQLMYYTLLSVLALTIVTALQTAGIILVIAMLVTPGSIAYLLTDRFDHMLWISAASSIFSCVFGTYLSYHFDVSTGGAIVVLLTTVFVLAMFFAPKYGILSQGKSSIPLESSS, translated from the coding sequence ATGAGCTTAGTGAATTGGATTATTGAACCCCTACAGTATGGATTTCTCGTCAAGGCCATTTGGGTGAGCGCTTTTGTCGGCCTTGTCTGTGCGGTATTGTCCTGCTATATCACCCTTAAGGGTTGGTCGCTCATGGGTGATGCCGTTTCCCATGCTGTGGTTCCAGGGGTCGTGGTGGCCTATGCCCTCAATATTCCCTTCGCCATTGGGGCCTTTATCTTCGGCTTTGGTGCGACCGTGGCCATTGGTTATGTGAAATCAAAAACGAGGCTTAAAGAAGATGCTGTCATTGGGGTGATTTTCACAGGGTTCTTTGCCTTTGGCCTTGTCTTAATTACGAAAATCCCCAGCAATATTGATCTTTTTCACATTTTGTTTGGCAACGTCCTGGGGATTTCTAACAGTGATATTGTGCAAACGTTGATCGCTGGCACAATGACCTTAGTGGTTATCCTCATTCAACGGAAAGATCTCTTACTCTTTTGCTTTGATCCCAATCATGCCAAGGCCATCGGTCTGAATACTCAACTGATGTATTACACGCTTCTATCTGTGCTGGCGTTGACCATTGTGACGGCTCTGCAAACGGCAGGCATTATTTTAGTGATTGCGATGCTCGTCACCCCTGGCTCCATTGCTTATCTACTGACAGACCGCTTCGATCATATGCTGTGGATCTCTGCGGCGAGTAGCATTTTTTCCTGCGTCTTCGGCACCTATTTGAGTTATCACTTTGATGTCTCTACGGGGGGTGCCATCGTCGTTTTACTCACTACTGTGTTTGTGTTGGCGATGTTTTTTGCGCCGAAATACGGCATTTTGAGTCAGGGCAAGTCCTCGATCCCCCTGGAATCTTCTTCGTAA
- the ychF gene encoding redox-regulated ATPase YchF, with protein MLRAGIVGLPNVGKSTLFNALCENAKADAANFPFCTIEPNVGVVAVPDARLDVLADISKSAKIVPTRMEFVDIAGLVKGASQGEGLGNQFLANIREVDAIVHVVRCFDDDDIIHVSGSVDPTRDIDVINLELILADLAQVEKRLDRARKQAKGRAKEALLEVAVLEKILPVLEDARPAREVELDEEEELAIKALGLLTRKPVIYATNVSEEDLADGNAWVEQVRGVAQRENAQVVVVSAQVEAELVELDAAEKKDFLESLGVEEGGLQSLIRATYKLLGLRTYLTTGPEETRAWTIHVGMKAPQAAGVIHTDFERGFIRAETVAYQDLVDCGSMTAAKEKGLVRSEGKEYLVQEGDVMLFRFNV; from the coding sequence ATGCTACGAGCCGGAATTGTCGGACTGCCCAACGTTGGAAAATCCACCCTTTTTAATGCCCTCTGCGAAAATGCCAAAGCAGACGCGGCAAACTTTCCTTTCTGTACCATCGAACCAAATGTGGGGGTGGTGGCGGTTCCTGATGCGCGCCTAGACGTCCTGGCCGACATTTCCAAATCCGCCAAAATTGTCCCCACCCGCATGGAATTTGTGGACATCGCCGGCCTGGTGAAAGGGGCAAGTCAAGGGGAAGGTTTAGGCAACCAGTTCCTCGCTAATATTCGTGAAGTAGATGCCATCGTCCATGTGGTGCGCTGTTTTGACGACGATGACATTATCCATGTGTCCGGTTCCGTTGACCCGACCCGCGATATTGATGTCATCAATCTAGAGCTAATTTTGGCAGATCTGGCCCAGGTAGAAAAACGCCTCGACCGCGCCCGTAAACAAGCCAAGGGTCGCGCCAAGGAAGCCCTCTTAGAAGTGGCAGTGTTAGAAAAGATTTTGCCCGTCCTCGAAGATGCTCGTCCCGCCCGGGAAGTGGAGTTGGATGAAGAGGAAGAACTGGCAATCAAGGCCCTCGGTTTGTTGACCCGTAAGCCTGTGATCTACGCAACCAACGTTTCCGAGGAAGATCTCGCTGATGGTAATGCTTGGGTAGAGCAAGTACGCGGAGTCGCCCAGCGGGAAAATGCCCAGGTGGTTGTGGTTTCGGCCCAGGTGGAAGCGGAACTGGTGGAATTAGATGCCGCCGAAAAGAAAGATTTCTTGGAATCCCTCGGCGTAGAAGAAGGGGGTTTGCAATCTTTGATCCGGGCCACCTACAAACTCTTGGGTCTGCGCACCTACCTGACCACTGGCCCTGAAGAAACCCGCGCCTGGACAATCCATGTGGGGATGAAAGCCCCCCAAGCCGCCGGGGTGATCCACACGGACTTTGAACGGGGTTTTATCCGGGCCGAAACGGTTGCTTACCAAGACTTAGTGGACTGTGGTTCGATGACTGCCGCCAAAGAAAAGGGCTTAGTGCGTTCAGAAGGAAAAGAATACCTAGTCCAGGAAGGGGATGTGATGTTGTTCCGCTTTAATGTCTAG
- a CDS encoding DUF6816 family protein yields the protein MSRVMVKIGGKVLVLGLLIWFLGLSPVWAESLGDRLERYPQWQALPTLNPVQAGEDLIYPDWFAGTWQVTSTLIDQVAPLAPDLVTPGFAANEQLIGQPFVFRVKFQPRTNFPVKPLSLPKQASATAIVADRAFNGAEIAQAYLGEKTVQKVEVDPQNPNRQLTILKGDRRLISTVTGRAQDQPKPDQFFSSELTQQQFQSSEKIYLNQVETTTGYQQLVPDRITANQVTAIYLSPSDPDFFQAPNKPVALYHYHLDLTKISG from the coding sequence ATGTCTAGGGTAATGGTCAAGATTGGGGGAAAAGTGCTTGTTCTGGGTTTGTTGATCTGGTTTCTGGGATTGAGTCCGGTCTGGGCCGAATCCCTAGGCGATCGCCTTGAGCGTTACCCCCAGTGGCAAGCTTTACCAACCCTAAATCCTGTACAGGCCGGAGAAGACCTGATTTATCCGGATTGGTTTGCGGGGACTTGGCAGGTGACGAGTACCCTGATTGATCAAGTGGCTCCCCTTGCGCCGGATTTGGTCACGCCTGGATTTGCTGCGAACGAACAATTGATCGGTCAGCCTTTTGTGTTTCGAGTGAAGTTCCAGCCCCGGACGAACTTTCCGGTAAAACCTTTATCTTTACCGAAGCAGGCCTCAGCGACGGCAATTGTGGCGGATCGCGCCTTTAATGGTGCTGAAATCGCCCAGGCTTATCTAGGTGAAAAAACTGTACAAAAAGTAGAAGTCGATCCCCAAAATCCTAATCGTCAGTTAACGATTTTAAAAGGCGATCGCCGTCTGATTTCCACCGTCACGGGTCGTGCCCAGGATCAACCCAAACCCGACCAGTTTTTCAGTAGTGAACTCACCCAACAGCAATTTCAAAGTAGCGAGAAAATTTATCTTAATCAGGTTGAAACGACGACGGGCTATCAACAGCTTGTTCCCGATCGCATTACGGCCAATCAAGTCACAGCGATTTATTTATCTCCCAGTGATCCAGACTTTTTTCAGGCCCCAAATAAGCCCGTTGCCCTTTACCATTACCATTTAGATTTAACAAAAATTTCTGGATAA